In Carassius carassius chromosome 7, fCarCar2.1, whole genome shotgun sequence, one genomic interval encodes:
- the fam83gb gene encoding protein FAM83G, translating into MALSQVQCLDNNHVNWRLNETKPEFFYSEDQRVALEALITKGRDAFDAYVKEHELRPFLSEPELERFRRNIEDYKPGSEHQKPDGTTEGEDGAISLQYWPDRSDTSIPILDLGWPDCNSYRGVTRVNVYTQPPVDGQTTHIKEVVRKAIAQAQKMIAVVMDVFTDVDIFKDLIEAGFKKKVAIYIIIDNASIQNFLFMCERANMHSGHLNHLRVRCIGGAEFFSRSAQKVRGSLSQKFMFVDGDRAVSGSYSFTWTASRLDRNIITVLTGQAVETFDRQFRELYLNSRGVNLAKIPLADPPEPDPVPIAVPPPVPVSVARKLISPKYALLNLDSASKASSDKASAKNSTSKNPMVQITKPQREMIEEPQKHPGLVGLPKADLILYLPTWPEPDPASDVIGFINIRDTSKPTQVHLMRSQMFETSQAIRFKDPFTAPPEEPLPDKASPRPKTTQISKTFTVDANVQPNTQTQPEINSSNVNKDTLANTSYSPSSPIQKEEPKPNPPPQVQQSNPESTEVKQTLEMPVPKPRTLQLVVNRPEGSGDAEVTLIRRGENQTKDANMDIRDNDADSTAVTCAHSLKDKDENSTTSDEFYECSDSDSSDKLPNGRLTGSGRVGDHSLDALNVMARFSQSMLDLRTDDVEQTTAEKNLLNIQNRHKTKMVSSSPVRETCGRAKVVIAKPGVFHRPPKSSGHVIGGHRYWQEKAYADLPSNGSGKQNLNRSGRSPRRQSLTYTIEGLRNGKTHAQRLTHSQSLSPAHRASQTKSPSPRRRVETRMPLGISLSKLASYKHLRVKVPVNTSGFALGDKLLTQRHNEI; encoded by the exons ATGGCTCTCTCACAGGTTCAGTGTCTTGATAACAATCATGTGAACTGGCGTCTGAATGAAACCAAACCAGAGTTTTTTTACAGCGAGGATCAGCGGGTCGCGCTTGAAGCGCTTATTACGAAAGGACGCGACGCGTTTGACGCCTATGTGAAAGAGCACGAACTTCGTCCTTTCCTGTCGGAACCCGAGCTCGAGCGGTTCCGTAGGAACATAGAAGATTATAAACCCGGTTCTGAGCATCAAAAACCAGATGGTACGACAGAGGGAGAGGACGGTGCGATTTCACTGCAGTATTGGCCGGACCGCTCTGATACCTCCATACCGATTCTGGACCTCGGATGGCCAGACTGCAATTCTTACCGCGGAGTGACGCGTGTCAATGTGTACACGCAACCGCCAGTGGACGGACAGACGACGCATATAAAAGAGGTTGTGAGAAAGGCCATCGCGCAAGCACAGAAG ATGATTGCTGTGGTAATGGATGTTTTCACAGACGTCGACATTTTCAAGGATCTAATAGAGGCTGGATTTAAAAAGAAAGTAGCTATATACATTATTATAGATAATGCATCTATACAGAACTTCCTGTTTATGTGTGAGAGAGCCAACATGCACAGTGGACACCTCAAT CATCTTCGGGTGCGATGCATTGGTGGTGCCGAATTCTTTTCACGCTCCGCTCAGAAGGTGCGTGGCTCATTGAGTCAGAAATtcatgtttgtggatggagaccgTGCTGTGTCCGGATCATACAG TTTTACATGGACAGCTTCTCGTTTGGACCGCAACATCATTACAGTCCTGACGGGACAGGCTGTTGAAACTTTTGACAGGCAGTTCCGCGAACTATACCTGAACTCTCGTGGAGTCAATCTAGCCAAGATCCCATTGGCGGACCCTCCAGAGCCTGACCCTGTCCCGATCGCTGTTCCGCCCCCTGTTCCTGTATCTGTTGCAAGAAAACTTATTAGCCCCAAATATGCGTTACTTAATTTAGATTCAGCAAGCAAAGCCTCTTCAGACAAGGCTAGTGCCAAGAACAGTACCTCCAAAAATCCTATGGTCCAGATTACCAAGCCTCAACGGGAGATGATAGAAGAACCGCAAAAGCACCCAGGACTTGTAGGTCTGCCAAAGGCAGATCTCATTCTCTACTTGCCCACTTGGCCTGAGCCAGACCCAGCCAGTGATGTTATTGGGTTTATCAATATCCGTGATACAAGCAAGCCAACACAGGTGCATTTAATGCGCTCGCAAATGTTCGAAACATCTCAAGCAATACGTTTTAAAGACCCTTTCACTGCCCCACCTGAGGAACCGTTACCAGATAAAGCAAGTCCTCGTcctaaaacaacacaaatttcTAAAACATTTACTGTAGATGCAAATGTTCAACCAAACACCCAAACTCAGCCGGAGATTAACTCTAGCAATGTTAATAAAGATACACTAGCCAATACATCCTATTCGCCAAGCTCTCCGATCCAGAAAGAAGAACCCAAACCCAACCCTCCTCCACAAGTGCAGCAGTCCAACCCTGAATCAACAGAGGTCAAACAGACTTTAGAAATGCCTGTGCCCAAGCCACGCACCCTTCAGTTGGTGGTTAATAGGCCGGAGGGCTCTGGAGATGCAGAGGTCACTTTAATCAGAAGGGGCGAAAACCAGACAAAGGATGCAAACATGGACATTCGCGACAATGATGCCGACAGCACCGCTGTCACCTGTGCACATTCATTAAAGGATAAAGATGAGAATTCTACAACATCAGATGAATTCTATGAATGTAGTGACTCTGACAGCAGTGACAAACTCCCTAACGGAAGGTTAACGGGTTCCGGTCGTGTTGGAGACCACAGCCTTGATGCGCTTAACGTGATGGCCCGTTTCTCTCAATCCATGCTGGACTTGCGAACAGATGATGTCGAACAAACCACTGCTGAGAAAAATCTACTGAACATTCAGAACAGACATAAAACAAAG ATGGTTTCCAGTTCTCCCGTTCGAGAGACTTGTGGCCGGGCCAAAGTGGTGATTGCTAAACCTGGAGTTTTCCATAGACCTCCTAAAAGCAGCGGCCATGTGATCGGGGGCCACAGGTACTGGCAGGAGAAAGCATATGCTGACCTCCCCTCAAATGGATCAGGCAAGCAAAATCTAAACCGCTCCGGCCGGTCCCCTAGAAGACAAAGCCTCACCTATACGATAGAAGGACTGAGAAATGGCAAAACACACGCTCAGCGGCTCACGCACTCTCAGTCACTCTCTCCTGCTCATCGGGCTTCTCAAACAAAGTCTCCGTCTCCTCGTAGACGGGTTGAGACCCGTATGCCATTAGGAATATCTTTATCTAAACTTGCCAGCTACAAACACCTCAGGGTGAAGGTTCCAGTGAACACATCTGGTTTTGCTTTGGGGGATAAATTGTTGACACAGAGACACAATGAAATTTAA